The Gambusia affinis linkage group LG09, SWU_Gaff_1.0, whole genome shotgun sequence DNA window tttcgTCCATTTGAATCAAACGTTTCCAAAGTGTAGTTACCACTGTCGGCTCTGCTGAGATTCATGATACTGAATGTACCATACAGGGGAATAAAGATATTTCTGCCCTCAGTGTCATTTGGAGCAAACTTGTCCCATCTCCCTCTTaggattgttgttgttttatttttccattcataTCTGGGGGTTTGTGAAGTGTTGCTCATCAGTTGAATGACCACCGTTCCTCCCAAAGCTCCATAACACTTAGCTTCGTCTTCTTGGATGTTACATTgagtttcatcagttttatctgaaaaattAGACAGacaaacttaaaagtaaaagagtAATGCCTAAGATTCCACGAACTAAATTCTAAAGGAAAACCTTAGAAATGATGTCAGATTAGATTATTTTTGACATGATCTCGGTGGTATTACACGGTGACAGTGTCAGGAACTAAAACTGATCTGGTACCACAAAAAATGagcctgataaaaaaaaaaaaatccttgactCGTAGTTGTGCaagtatttaagaaaaatgtttcagattttcatttgaaaacgtTTCTTGAGAACCGTGTACAATTCTTTCCACTTCTCTAATATGTGAAGACACTGaaatttgtctgaaaaaaaaaaatccagttgtATACATACTTTTGAAAGAACACCTCTTGAATATTTTACGTTACATTTTTTGACCTTGGTCTGCTTTGCACTTGCGTCTGATGAATTTACTTGAAAGCCAAGcattaaaataagataaactgTCCACTGTTGGTGGTCTGTGAGATTGTGTTGTCACCTATCTGTTCTGACAGGTTGTGGTATTTATTCTTGCAAACTAGTGGTCAGCTTAGGACTTATGTACCtttaactaaaacataaaaaacatcctCTATGTCTGCGTGCTTGGGAATAGCAAAAAGAAGATGATGTGAACTTCAAGCAGATTAAAAGACTTTGACACTGGTTCACACAtgctttttatgttaaaaatcaCTCTGTGAGGAAGCTTTAAGCCACAAAGGTCACACCATCCATCAGTGTTAGTGCCGTTGCAACGACTATGCTCAGACAAACTACAAACATCCACCACTAGAGAGAAAGTTAACCACAATCCCATAGCTAATCTAGCTAATGtctaaaaattaattatgagAAGTGTGCAATTGTGAATTATGCTTTACATTAAGCATCAAAATGAGCAAATCTGACTGCATTCAAAGGTTTGATGCCCAAACTGACAGAGTGGATAATGCAGGTGCACTCTCACACATGAATAATGTTAAAACTCTGCTCCACCAAGTATGGCCGGGAACGGCTTAGACGATGCAAGCATGCACAAATGCATACTCTGAAGTTTAaattatgatatatatatatatatatatatatatatatatatatatatatatatatatatatataacaaaacTCATCTATGGTTGACTAACCTTCACAAAGAGATATCCTCCCCTCTTCTGAGACACGGTTGATGTTATTCCAAACTGAGCAGGTCAAGTATCCggacatgttttgtttcagaataaTGATGTTATTCGCAGGATTTCTTCTCAGGACCTCTGTGTCTCTGGTTGGTTGTCCATTCAGTATCCAGGAGTACTCAGGACGGTCCCCACCCTCACAGAGACAGGACACCTTTAACAACCCCTGAGCCACGCAATTCGAGATCAGACGCACAGACGACACAGGAGCTGAAAGACGCACACAGATACAAACACTGAAATTAGAACAttaataacatgtttttataaggTCTTATTTAAATCATGCAAAGTTTTTCACAATGTTATATGCCTAAGATAAGGTCatattataaacaataattaccaaattgaaatatgtttttttttttatccaatttacCTTGAACATTCAGCTGTAGagtgttattttcttttcttttcccatttGAATCAAAAATCTCAAGCATATATTTACCACTGTCACTTCTGCTCAGGTTATTGATCTTGAATGTTCCGTTGTTAAGAATAAAGACAGATCTGCTGCTCATGGCATTGGAAATAAGCATATTGCTTATGACAGAAAGAATAATTTCGGTTGACTCATTAGTCACCGATGCTTCCTTCTTCAAAttgaatctgtgtttttctgaggTTTCGTCCATCAGTTTGAAGGCCACAGTTCCTCCCAAAACACCGTAGCACTGAGCTCCCTTCTGTCTGGCATCACAGTacttttcagctgctgaaaatgaaaaagataaaggtacaaagaagaaaagtttttaacCTTTAGTTTCTACAGAATCAAAAACAAAGCGAGCTGGTAGGAGCATTTGTGTGGGAAACCACTTAGCTGAAGAAAGCCCACGGTTTCCAGAACTCGTCTTATGTGAACATACAGCAAAGAGaggatgtttttcatttaaggCTGAGTTTTATTAGTAAAAGACAAACGATAAGTGGCATTTAGAGCCCAAAACATTGCTTTAAACATGTCATTCATCAGCATCAGTTACAAATCAATGTCTTCAGTTATTTCCTTCAGGTAgaattttcttcaaatgtaGTGACTTGCTTTTTGTgatgaaataaattcacaaaacttGAAAAACTTACCATGTGATACTTCCAGGAGCACGAACAACAGTCCCACCACAGCTTTCATATCTCCCCAGGAGCTGCCACTCTACTTTGTGCAGGTTAACTACCCAGACTGGtgtaaaatgtttcctgttagtAATCAGCCTGAGAACAGAAGCCGTGGGCGCACAgatgaaaaaggaaatgatGAGAGCGTGGTCACTTCTCACCCAAAGACAGAACACCTCCCCCCAGCCAATAGTACTGTTTTGTTATGGTAGTACTTAGAAAAACAGAGACTTTCTCATGTCTCTGTGGCCACAGACAGTGTTTTTGCATCATAAAGGTGGCTGCCTTGCAGAGGTAAAGGATGTTTGCATCAGAATGACGAGGCTcaagataaaaatattgaagCATCTTCACCTTGcgcatgtttttaattacacaGTGGTTGCATCACAGCAAGGATCTTTTGAGATTAAACCTCCTCAGCCAAGACCTTCCTGAGCGATGGTGCTATCTATTTCtcacaaaccaaaacatataTGTTAGACTATTTACTAAAATCCCATTATGTTTGAGAGTCTGCATGGTTGGTTTGTGTCACTGTAATAAACTTGAGACCTCTTCTCATTCTGACGGCAATAGGAAAGACTGGTCGCCATCTTGTGACCTGTTTGAGACCAGTTTCCCCCAGAAACGTGTGGCAGTATAACTAATTTAACAATCCGTTAAAAAGGGGTGAACAATTACAACAAAGACAAGCATGATGTTCAGAAAGTTTTCCAGATTTGTTCTTATCCTGTTGAGAATCACAAGAGTACtaaagttcacttcaaccatCACGAGGAGGGAAGTGGGCACTGGTATCGATCAGAGGACCAGGGGAGACCAAGTCACTTAAAATCTTGTAAAGTAACAACAACACAGTGTCATCACATGttgacttcatttttgtttctctctttctccagtTTAGTGTTTTAAGCTATAGTTAGTTGGACttcctgttattttaaaaaatacttacaaCCATGCAGCTCTTGTTGTTCCCACTAGATGTCCTCATTGCTCACTTTAGATGCCGTGAACATCCGCTCAGCACGAGTAAAAAACCCAATTGTTTCCATTCGCCAACTCATCCTCCCAGTACATCCGCTCAGTCGTTTCATCATGGTCCATTTATATGTCTCCCTTGTCATCTTATTttactctctctttttttttttttttgcttaaaattaaaaagtcttCATCCTGATCCAGTCTTCACCTGCATCTGGATGCATAATACCAATATTCCTGATAGAACTACGATATAAAGTTTCCACATCaccaagtaaataaaaatttttgaaGCATCTAAATGAGGCAagagatcatttttattttaggttaagAAGTCAACCAATCCAACGAGACTCCAGGGCTAAAGATCACAAAGCAAGCCATGATTTAAATGTCATCATGGATTCAATATTGAATTTGAACAACCAAATACAACCTTTAATagcaactaaaaaaataacttgtaaCTTTACAAAACAGGGCACAGAAAAACTGGTGCATGCTTCTAATTTCGGTAAAGTCAACTATTTCACCTTCAGGTTAACCAAAATTGTGCTGTGACTGTCAAAGTCCTGGTTATCTTTATCATTTAAATACTACGATGTCttagctttttctttgtttagattggaattttgtcatttcactttcaatgtgtattttttgtgtctGATCCATTTGATTTGCCGCAGTTGCGACGTTGAAACTTTATTCTAAACTTCTGTTGCAGTATTTTAGCTGGTTAACACCACACTTTTAGCAgacatttaatttaagaaagaaattGTGCAGCTGGACCAACATCACAGATATTTGACACCAAGAAGGTGAGGAGGGTTCCAACAGGGTGCTGAACATAGATCTATAGGAGATAGATCCATTTGCAGCAGTCATTACATGTGGATCAAAACACTTAAGGACGCAAACTCATACAGAATATTTGCCACTTTTTTACTTCCCAACACTCCCAATCATACAAGGACAgaagacagaaattaaaataaactaaaataaacaagtgaCAATGAtatcaaaatgaaacagaaagaaaattaacCATACTGTACAccaaaaatttacaaaaattaaaaaaattacctcAGGCTGACTCAACCTATAACAGTATAGACAGAAATTAAGCAAACTGTGGGCTAAAAGGGTACATATCGAAAACTCCATGACTTCGTCACAACAAATGATAAAAGGAAGCTTGAGGTTATTTTGACATGAGCTGACAGAAGTGAAACAAAGTAAACGTGTCAACacacatgacatttttattttctttttccaatttattttgttctcttgTTTCTCTCACGCACTGTCTGGATGTTTCACATTCAAAATTATTCTAATTATTGTAGGTTCACAATAACTCTTCACCATTCAATGTGCAGTGGGAGAAACTATCAAACATATTCACAAAGCCTGATCTTTTCCAATCCCATTGCATAACTAGTCTTTGGAAACACATGGGTTTTAGAAATCATTGGTCTAAAACTCCTAATTTATGATAAACGAACTACTAATagaatacattttttcattACGAGCCTTAAGGAACATGCTGATGATGAGAAAATCAGGTTGAAAATCCAGGTGATTGTTAAAAAAGTCAACATCTAAACtaaaattgaacataaaaacgTAGCTAGTGAATCTATTCACTTTCTCAACTGCAAAATCAGGAGAGGAAAACCACCACAGTACAGACGATGGCCTGTGTTTGCTGAGGAATTAAACCACAACAAAAGAGTTATGTTTTAGTTCTACTGATTGCTTTGTTAATATATGCAATTTCTAAAAATCAGAAaggctttctgtgttttttgtaagACATATTTTTTGTGACCAGGGCTAAAAAATTGCCTCCAACTCTGTGCCCTACTAAAGTTAAACTTTCATAACAGGAAACATTCTGGAACAAGATAAACACTATTTACAACATTTGATGTTAAAGGGCAACAGTATGCTGATTTGAGGTGATATAGGACAAGTTAAGAATCAATAAACTAGAGAAAAGGtgtgaagaaaaataagctAATGTTTAGGTCTCAGCTCAGTGTCTGATTATAGATAAAACAGTTCATGTGAGTTACTATAAGGGGTTTTGAGGATGTGCACAACTTAGTTTCACTACCTTTAAACTTTGGACCAACCAGTGAAGCTCAGCAGCTGGTTGGGGCAAGGGTAAACCAGAGTAGAATAGAACCATGTTGGATTTAATCTAATTCATTAATTCTACCATCAAGGTCAGACTTAAATAGGATTGCAGATCTGGGATGGAAACTATCTTGAAGATTCCTGAAACTGAGTTTGTGTGGCAAAGGTTAAAAGTTTGTCGTTTGAGATGCAACAAACAAAGTTTCTTGATTAAATAAAGCAGCCCAGTAAAGTGTAACTATTGGATGTTAGATGGAATAAACAGAAGCATGCTATATGGTTATGAAGAGTTTATAAGCCAACAGAACTGAAAagaatgtattaaaatgttacatttaatcCATTTTGGTTAAACAGTAAACAGTATTTACACTACAATGTTCTAGTTGCTACTTCTAACTTTTAAGGATACTGATGGTTTACCATGGTTTAGGCACTAACACAATTAGATCCAGGTATTTCTATCAATCCAGAGAAAAAACTTTCTTAAGATGGTGAAAACCCAGTTTGGGAGTGGTTTTTAAGAGTCCTTTGGTGTGTGTCCACTTCTGATGATTGGTGTGGTTGAGATTTTCAAACATCATAGTCATAGGGTTTGTCTGTTGTCTTTgcctgaaaaaaattaaaaaaaattatacaagaagaaaagaagtttccaaaacatttactgACATTGAATGATGTCAAAGTCAGGTGTTTTAGTTGCTACCTTTGGTATTTCTACGTCTCTTCAATTTCCAATGGATGCAGCAACTAACCAGGACAATCAGGAGGATGGCACCAAGAGCCCCACTGCAGAGTAGCACGATAGGATAAATGTTTGCTGAGGAAgtaaagcacaataaaaaacatgttagaCATTATATAGCATTGGTGacccaaaataaaaccaccaCAGTGccacagattatttttgttgctaaCAAGAAAGTAAGAAAGTTTGCTGTGACTTTTCTAACAGATTATTAATTAActaggacatttttatttaaatgagggATTTTGACTGACTGtcttaaaaagaataaacagtCATAACAGGAAACATTATTAGTACAAATTTAGATGCAGCAGATATGTTAATTACAAGTTATTTATCAGCATTTTCTTTGCAAGACCTTGGCACACAACATTGATAGGTAAACCTGAGGGGTTTCATTTGAGATGCTAAATTAAGTTCTGAGATTAGAAATGGTGAACCTAAAACATGAATTACTTCATTTCTTAtctacattttgaaatatttgctgGAAGGGTGAGCTTGCACAACTCTCATTGCAGGGTTAGCAACATTCACTCTcagctaaataaaccaaaattatCCAGTGGCTCCAACTCAAACTGCCAtattattgaataaaattaaaagcagagCTGCACACCCAGAGCTGCACACCCAGAGCTGCACACCCAGAGTAACATCTGCTGCAAGTATCTGTTAAACCAGAGCCAGTTCCTGTGACTGAACCACACCTGTCCTCCACAGGTTTCACAGtttaatgtcaaacaaaagTTACACACTACATGGCTTACCATGTAGAGGTTAAAACATAAACTCTATCAAACCTTTATATGATGAAACCAAgataaatgttattaagtaTGAAAATGCCTGCGATTTGTATCATAACATGGACTTCAAAGCAATGTTCTAGAAAATTATTGGAAAAGAAagtatccatccattttctatacactctttatccctaatggggttgggagggttgctggtgcctatacccagctacgttccaggcgagccggggtacaccctggacaggtcgccagtctgtcgcaggacaacacagaaaacagacaggacaaacaaccattcacacacactcacacctagggagaatttagagagaccaattaacctgacagtcaagccagagaacccagagagaacccaggCATGtacagggaaaacatgcaaactccatgcagaaagaccccgggccgggaatcgaacccaggaccttcttgctgcaaggcaacagctctaccaactgcgccactgtgcagccgaAAAGAAAGCATATTCCAAAAATTGCAACAAGAGGCAGAGAATTAAGACTTAGAAATGTGAACTTGCCTTTTACTTGAAGGTTGAATATGATGTCTGCTTCTCGCTTCCCATTCATATCATATCTCTCCACTTCATATCGACCTGTATCAATCCACGCCACGCTCATAATCTTGAGTGTTCCTGTGTCGATTGAGAATTCTGTTCTGTTGTTGTATGCATCAGCTACcttcactttttctctctttagagaaaatatttcaggacgatttgttttattataaaccTTGAAACAATGCATCTTGTAGCCGATTGCATTGGTCAGTAACTTGATGCTGACAGATCCTCCGACAACAGGAGAGCATGGGGATGTAGCCTGGCTGGCATCACATTTAGTGTCGGCGGGTGGAAAAAATGCTGTGAAAGATGCATTTAAATAGCATGTAAATTATCTGGCATCACTGACATTACATAATACTTTTATTAATTAGTAATTATTGGTGTTCTGTATCTTACCATGACTTCCTCCAGTCAAtacaagaagaagaataaattgCTCCATGCTGCTCCTTTGTTACGTGGCTTAACCTCTTAAAAATACCGAGAcgttgcaaacacacacagagatataATGCTGTCAACCTTTCATCAAGCTCAGCTGTCAGACTGTGCCAGATACTCACAGGAACTCCAAAAGGTAGGGTGTTGCTGATATTTACAACAAGGAAGGAAATGAGTTTTTAACGGTCTCGCTtcctgaaaagcaaaaaaaaaatcaaaaagctgCTCGGCCTCATGCCGTTGCTACATTGTCTTGAGAAATATGTCTTACATGGGACAAAGTCTCTCTTTCCTCTTTACATATTACATCATACATGTGATATGTATGATGTAATATGTACCTCTCCCGGATGACAATATTTTAACCACATGTTGCCAATGCGTCttggattttcattttctgtacttACTTTACCAAAAAGGGGAAGAAAGACAAAGGAAGCTGTTTGTCTATATCTGATAAGATGAGACGcttatattgaaataaaatattccactgtGCATGATGCAGAATCTTACAGTGGGAAACAAATATACTTATGGGTGAGTGTCAGTGGCAGCCTAACATCTGAGCCTGTGGTTTTTACTGTTATCTCTaactgagtttttatttttcaggactTACTTCGCGCTCATGCAATGTGGCAGTAACCTTAAAGGTGAACAACTTCTCAAATTACATGGAGGTGCAATTAACTAATTGGATCtgttgaaataaagaaaaaatatataacctatagcatgatgctgccaccaccatgtttcacagtgggtATGGTGTGTTTAGTTATAGAAATACTAGGTCAAAGTTTTCCTCACATAGTTTTAAAGGTTTACCAGACATCTCATTAGAGTGCCTTAAACTTGAATGCATGTTGTGTTCTCTTTGAGACAAACAGGACTTCTTTCAACAATTACTTTTCTTGTTCCACTTTACTGTGTTGGACAGAGTTTTAGATTGCACATTGTATGCATTGCATTGTATGTTCTCTCTTGGTTGCTTCTCTCCTTTCTTAAAATAAGTTTATGCAAATAGTTATGTCTGGGTAGATTCGCCACAGTATTTTACCCcaacatgtttgttgtgttccctcattttcatgatgttttttgttaacTAATGTTCTGTAACAATCAAATGTAGCATACTCAGataaaattagtaaaatttACTAAAATGGTTGCTATTGAAACCAATAGGTTGGTGTAGATTTTCAATAGGAGTATCAAAGTAACTGAGGCTAATGTGTGGCACACTATAAATTTATTGTAATTcacaattttgaaaattatgtaTCTTCTCTTGTCTGCTCGGGGTTAATTTGTGtcttaaatctaaataaaggGCTTTGACATTTAGGGCACTACAGTTCACAGCAGatgtgtggaaaaataaaagcacaaccACACAGGCGGCCTAAAGTGTTAGAAACCTTTGAGCATAGTGAGAGAGTGTGTGGTCTGTTGGTGGTTGGGGTTGGGGGAAAATGAGGCAGGCATACATTCAGAGGTTGGAGAATGTGTGCCAACCACCTTATAAAACAAGTGAAAATAGCTGTAGAAGCTACATCGTCAAAACTTTACGGTTAACTTTGAAATATGTGTGACATTGTTGAGTTAAATATCTTTATTCACTTACTAACGATGTAAAAATACTCCCCTTGTTTTAGATTTGAGATATTTGTCCCTGATATTTATCCCTTGGATGTTATTGTGATCTGgcctttttaaatgtgctttgggaataatggcttcttcctctgtgagtggcatgtgtgtgcatgttggTGCAGGGTTCAGTCAGGTAAATTCCTGTTTaagtagaaatatatttttaaagaacattggatggatttctgctgtttaacatttaatatgGAACAAAACACCTCAAAAGAGGTTAAGTAGTGAGGTAGGTGAGGCCTATTGCTGGATGTTACCAAGGTGTTTATACTTGTATATCCATGCCTTCTAATGGCACCTTCAGAACTCTGGAAGTTTTATTCAAGAATGAACCAGATTTTTGGAGGTCCAGTATTCTCTTCTTGACAGTAcgtttcaaatatatattttttgtattaaccTATCAGAAGGGTTcttttggtgggatttttctgccataattcaagggcaaacattttcagtctaaaCCCAGGATTTCacgtcttttgttctcaaaacttttaatacttgtACTCtaaacttctgctctctttcaaatatttgctGTGCTTCCTCAAAACCTTCTCCTCACACTCAAAACGTATGTCTACTCTGATCAAATCTCCACTTGCAAACCTCTCTGCTCGCAGTTTTTTCTCTCGCTTGGAGCAAAAATGTACCATCACTTGGCAACATCTCagtgtttttgatcatttttctcaaaaacactATCAAAGGCGTTTTTATAGTGGCACACCCACTAGCTTCCTTCTTGTGGGTGTGCctgaaaatgtagaaacaaGTATTAAacgttttgagaacaaaagacatgtaatcctgctttcagattgaaaatgtgtgctcgaattatggcagaaaaattcccccatGTAAGTGTAATCAGACAAGTGAGGAGGTGTCCGTTGGGCACATGGAGTGTAGCAGACATCTGGATTCTGTCTGGGAAGCATCACAAGACgtcaaaacatttgaatatcATTTTATGTTGTGTCTGGGGAGACTTACATGTAGAGCTTCAAAGATCTGC harbors:
- the LOC122837618 gene encoding uncharacterized protein LOC122837618 isoform X2; amino-acid sequence: MKAVVGLLFVLLEVSHAAEKYCDARQKGAQCYGVLGGTVAFKLMDETSEKHRFNLKKEASVTNESTEIILSVISNMLISNAMSSRSVFILNNGTFKINNLSRSDSAPVSSVRLISNCVAQGLLKVSCLCEGGDRPEYSWILNGQPTRDTEVLRRNPANNIIILKQNMSGYLTCSVWNNINRVSEEGRISLCEDKTDETQCNIQEDEAKCYGALGGTVVIQLMSNTSQTPRYEWKNKTTTILRGRWDKFAPNDTEGRNIFIPLYGTFSIMNLSRADSGNYTLETFDSNGRKIEKRNLQLIVEAPVSSIKIVSECLSQGQMKVSCQSETGDSLQYNWTLDGRTLTDSELFSENNETEVIVLRQNISGRLVCSVWNRFSSLSTEKTISTCGFIFINCTYNGTQISEWVLAEGNTLCVEAEEYSVDDFLVVLVGVLLALVFLLAVGIGLICTHKKKHTFKVEKDNSEPIYAEVRIVAQQERQTEESVEEEVEVKQVTLSELPLQSEVAAVAPIYAQVRKVR
- the LOC122837618 gene encoding contactin-4-like isoform X1, with translation MKAVVGLLFVLLEVSHAAEKYCDARQKGAQCYGVLGGTVAFKLMDETSEKHRFNLKKEASVTNESTEIILSVISNMLISNAMSSRSVFILNNGTFKINNLSRSDSGKYMLEIFDSNGKRKENNTLQLNVQAPVSSVRLISNCVAQGLLKVSCLCEGGDRPEYSWILNGQPTRDTEVLRRNPANNIIILKQNMSGYLTCSVWNNINRVSEEGRISLCEDKTDETQCNIQEDEAKCYGALGGTVVIQLMSNTSQTPRYEWKNKTTTILRGRWDKFAPNDTEGRNIFIPLYGTFSIMNLSRADSGNYTLETFDSNGRKIEKRNLQLIVEAPVSSIKIVSECLSQGQMKVSCQSETGDSLQYNWTLDGRTLTDSELFSENNETEVIVLRQNISGRLVCSVWNRFSSLSTEKTISTCGFIFINCTYNGTQISEWVLAEGNTLCVEAEEYSVDDFLVVLVGVLLALVFLLAVGIGLICTHKKKHTFKVEKDNSEPIYAEVRIVAQQERQTEESVEEEVEVKQVTLSELPLQSEVAAVAPIYAQVRKVR